One genomic segment of Acinetobacter oleivorans DR1 includes these proteins:
- a CDS encoding fimbrial biogenesis chaperone gives MLFRGRKFFWGLVCLQVALTTIGHTEIVLHGTRVVYPSNAREITLQLSNNGTAPSLVQAWIDDGNAKSTPDEANVPFIITPPISRVEATKGQTLRITALPNSSQLSQQQESIFWLNVLDIPPKPEGKTQQDQSTPISNNFLQLAVRSRIKFFYRPIDLKENIEQLSEKVQWKINDQYLVVKNPTPFFLTITSIFQGTEGHKADLLQQGLMVAPFSEDKIKLKNKNVADMSFVYINDYGGRVEHPIKF, from the coding sequence ATGCTTTTTCGTGGTCGTAAGTTTTTTTGGGGATTAGTTTGCCTACAGGTAGCACTGACTACCATAGGTCATACTGAAATTGTTTTGCATGGAACTCGTGTCGTTTATCCTTCAAATGCACGTGAGATCACATTACAACTAAGCAATAACGGCACAGCTCCGTCTCTTGTTCAAGCTTGGATTGATGATGGAAATGCAAAATCAACTCCCGATGAAGCAAATGTGCCTTTCATTATTACTCCCCCGATTTCACGAGTAGAAGCAACTAAGGGCCAAACTTTAAGAATTACAGCTCTACCTAATTCGTCTCAATTAAGTCAGCAACAAGAATCAATTTTCTGGCTTAATGTTTTAGATATACCTCCTAAACCCGAAGGCAAAACTCAACAAGACCAAAGTACCCCAATTTCTAATAATTTTTTACAGCTCGCTGTACGTTCGCGAATTAAATTCTTTTATCGTCCTATAGATCTAAAAGAAAATATTGAACAGCTAAGTGAAAAAGTTCAATGGAAAATAAATGATCAATATCTAGTAGTAAAGAATCCGACTCCCTTTTTCCTCACTATCACTTCCATTTTTCAAGGAACTGAAGGCCATAAAGCAGACTTGTTACAACAAGGTTTAATGGTTGCCCCTTTTTCTGAAGATAAAATAAAACTAAAGAATAAAAATGTAGCAGATATGAGCTTTGTATATATCAATGATTACGGCGGAAGAGTTGAGCATCCAATAAAGTTCTAA
- a CDS encoding fimbria/pilus outer membrane usher protein, with product MAAYAQNNVDVSGFSKAEFDSNFLVGNAQKIDIGRFKYGNPILAGEYSLDVYINDQWFGKRRMRFNASSPNVNAETCFTEAMLLEYGVKADVLSQHSHTSSLSCDALGHWIDNAFYLFDSSRLRIDISIPQVTLEKNAQGYIDPHLWDRGINAAFLTYNATAYRIVNEQHESVYAFMGTNLGANLASWQFRHNGQWKWQDHTDFQSDNSSYTSTNTYIQKAFPKIHGVVTLGDYFTNSDFIDSLPYRGVNISSDDRMLPNSMLGYAPRVRGYAKTNAKVEVRQQGNLIYQTTVPPGNFEINDLYPTGFGGELQVSVIESNGVIQKFAIPYASVVEMLRPQMSRYSFTLGQFRDSNLGLNPWLIQGKYQRGINNYLTTYTALQATQQYLSLLLGTAFSTPIGAISFDATQSKTEFDHQPTMTGQSYRLSYSKLFSPTNTSLTLATYRYSTENYLKLRDAILIQDLQKQNIDSFSVGKQKSEFQITLNQVLPKQWGNFYLVGSWINYWNQPKTNKQFQLGYSNQFKDLTYSLSAMSSEIEEDGARTGQDTQYLASFSFPLDFKKNSLTFNSVIGDNSQILSFSGFTGNRLNYGASISNQDHDQTNLNINGTYKTNYTTLGASFSHANSYQQEMLSFSGNVVAHSQGILFGPDQAQTMVLVYAPDATGAQVGNTPGLSINKNGYAVIPYVTPYRMNDISLDPQDISTQVELAESSLRIAPYAGSITKVQFSTKKGYALFISTTTLDGSHLPFAAQVYNQNNEVIGIVAQGSRIYLRTPLTHDRLYVKWGNTSTEKCEIEYDIADQIKHNNQPIIMTKAVCK from the coding sequence TTGGCAGCATATGCACAAAATAATGTTGATGTTTCAGGTTTCTCAAAAGCAGAATTTGATAGCAATTTTTTAGTAGGTAATGCACAAAAAATTGATATAGGTCGTTTCAAATATGGAAACCCCATCTTAGCTGGTGAATATAGCTTAGATGTCTATATTAATGATCAATGGTTTGGTAAACGACGCATGCGCTTTAATGCCAGCTCTCCTAACGTAAATGCCGAAACCTGTTTTACAGAAGCCATGTTACTAGAATATGGTGTAAAAGCTGATGTGCTTAGCCAACATTCTCATACATCCTCTCTTTCTTGTGATGCACTAGGTCATTGGATAGATAATGCTTTTTATTTATTTGATAGTTCTCGTTTAAGAATTGATATCTCTATCCCCCAAGTCACATTAGAAAAAAATGCACAGGGCTATATCGATCCACATCTTTGGGATCGAGGTATTAATGCAGCTTTTTTGACATATAACGCGACTGCTTATCGAATAGTTAACGAACAACATGAAAGTGTATATGCTTTCATGGGGACTAATCTTGGAGCAAATTTAGCGAGTTGGCAATTTCGCCATAATGGACAATGGAAATGGCAAGACCATACTGATTTTCAATCTGATAATTCTTCTTATACTTCAACAAATACATATATACAAAAAGCATTTCCGAAAATTCATGGTGTTGTGACTTTAGGCGATTATTTTACTAATAGTGATTTTATCGATTCTTTACCGTATCGCGGAGTAAATATTTCAAGTGATGACCGAATGCTTCCAAACAGTATGCTCGGTTATGCTCCCAGAGTGAGAGGTTATGCAAAAACCAATGCGAAAGTCGAGGTTAGGCAACAAGGCAATTTAATTTATCAAACAACAGTACCGCCCGGAAACTTTGAAATTAATGATCTTTACCCAACAGGATTTGGGGGCGAGCTACAAGTTTCGGTAATTGAATCTAATGGGGTAATTCAGAAATTCGCTATTCCCTATGCTTCTGTCGTCGAAATGCTACGCCCGCAAATGAGTCGATACTCTTTCACATTAGGACAGTTTCGAGATTCAAATCTAGGTCTAAATCCTTGGCTAATACAAGGTAAGTATCAACGGGGAATTAATAATTACCTCACAACTTACACCGCACTTCAAGCAACGCAACAATATCTCTCACTCTTACTAGGTACGGCTTTTTCAACACCTATTGGAGCGATTTCTTTTGATGCTACCCAGTCAAAAACTGAGTTTGATCATCAACCTACAATGACTGGGCAAAGTTATCGTTTAAGCTACAGTAAGTTATTTTCCCCAACAAATACTAGTTTAACATTAGCGACTTATCGCTATTCAACAGAAAACTACCTCAAATTGCGTGATGCAATTTTAATTCAAGATTTACAAAAGCAAAATATTGATAGCTTTTCCGTAGGCAAACAAAAAAGTGAATTTCAGATTACTTTAAATCAGGTACTTCCAAAGCAATGGGGAAATTTTTACTTAGTCGGTTCATGGATAAATTATTGGAATCAACCCAAGACAAATAAACAGTTCCAATTAGGTTATAGCAATCAATTTAAAGATTTAACTTATAGTTTATCTGCAATGAGCAGCGAGATTGAAGAAGACGGCGCTCGCACAGGACAAGATACCCAGTACCTTGCGTCTTTCTCTTTTCCATTAGATTTTAAGAAAAATTCTCTGACTTTTAATAGTGTTATTGGTGATAACAGTCAGATTTTAAGCTTCAGTGGCTTTACAGGAAATCGCTTAAACTACGGCGCATCAATTTCTAATCAGGACCATGATCAAACCAACCTAAATATTAATGGCACCTATAAAACCAACTATACAACACTTGGTGCTTCATTCAGTCATGCAAATTCATACCAACAAGAAATGCTTAGCTTCAGTGGTAATGTTGTTGCACATTCTCAAGGAATTTTGTTTGGGCCAGATCAAGCCCAAACTATGGTGTTGGTCTATGCGCCGGATGCTACTGGAGCACAAGTCGGTAATACACCTGGGCTAAGTATTAACAAAAACGGATATGCCGTTATTCCCTATGTTACGCCTTACCGTATGAATGACATTAGTCTTGACCCACAAGACATATCTACCCAAGTTGAACTTGCTGAAAGTAGTTTACGGATTGCGCCTTATGCAGGCTCAATCACTAAAGTCCAATTCTCAACAAAAAAAGGTTATGCACTTTTTATTAGTACAACAACATTAGATGGTTCACATCTACCTTTTGCCGCACAGGTATATAACCAGAATAACGAAGTAATAGGCATTGTCGCACAAGGCAGTCGCATTTATTTACGAACACCCTTAACCCATGATCGTTTATATGTGAAATGGGGAAATACGAGTACTGAAAAATGCGAGATTGAATACGATATAGCGGATCAAATAAAGCATAACAACCAACCAATTATTATGACAAAGGCAGTCTGTAAATGA
- a CDS encoding fimbrial protein has product MNNILKKIGFLAVSLFAYSHTNANCNLSKGFTTVDIPMTIGKIVVKPNDPIGTILQKNTFTISPNNSTATCNRASDQIIAALPLNYPISPIGNNVYATNIPGIGIRLYREAADASDFSGYYPYRRTLTPNQIYTLSPGYFVMEVIKTAMTTGSGALVAGRYSTYYVSGQQNRPFLTTTVLSNAPILIASSSCEIQNGVDSPVQLPTVMKSGFRAIGSTQGEQNFNLSILCNGGENNSGIATSNTISLSFDYNSDTSNNQVINNSATNSIKANGVGVELLWNMNGANKPIQKATKLNIGSVSSNQTVEYDIPLTARYYQTATNVTAGEVKATATVTIQYD; this is encoded by the coding sequence ATGAATAATATTTTAAAAAAAATTGGATTTCTGGCAGTGAGTCTATTTGCTTATAGCCATACAAATGCAAATTGCAATTTAAGTAAAGGATTTACTACCGTCGATATTCCGATGACGATAGGTAAAATCGTAGTAAAACCAAACGATCCAATAGGAACGATCTTACAAAAGAATACTTTTACAATATCTCCTAATAATTCGACTGCAACTTGTAATCGTGCGAGTGATCAAATTATTGCAGCTCTCCCCTTAAATTATCCAATTAGCCCAATAGGCAATAATGTTTATGCCACCAATATTCCAGGTATTGGTATTCGACTTTATCGCGAAGCTGCCGATGCTTCAGATTTTTCAGGATATTATCCTTATAGACGTACATTAACACCGAATCAAATATATACACTTTCCCCTGGATATTTTGTTATGGAAGTTATTAAAACTGCCATGACAACTGGTTCTGGTGCACTAGTTGCAGGCCGTTACAGTACCTATTACGTATCAGGGCAACAGAACCGCCCATTTTTAACCACTACTGTATTAAGTAATGCCCCTATTCTTATTGCGTCTTCATCTTGTGAAATTCAAAATGGTGTAGATTCACCAGTTCAACTTCCAACCGTGATGAAATCAGGCTTTAGAGCGATTGGATCAACCCAAGGGGAACAGAATTTTAATCTATCAATCTTATGTAATGGTGGTGAAAACAACTCTGGTATCGCTACGAGCAATACGATCAGCTTAAGTTTTGATTATAATTCTGATACCTCCAATAATCAGGTGATTAATAACAGTGCTACGAATTCAATAAAAGCTAACGGTGTTGGTGTTGAACTGTTATGGAATATGAATGGGGCAAATAAGCCGATTCAAAAAGCAACCAAACTCAATATAGGTAGCGTGAGTTCCAACCAAACTGTTGAATATGATATTCCTTTAACTGCCCGTTATTATCAGACCGCCACCAATGTGACCGCAGGTGAGGTTAAAGCTACAGCGACGGTGACGATTCAATATGATTAA
- a CDS encoding AraC family transcriptional regulator, translated as MSKSSSDAGIFLWMTYQTMQKMGLDAASIFASVNLPNQPPDKNIRRDNSTQQRFWTAAEEISEDPDIGLHVGSQMPPFRGLVIEYLFLSSSTFGEGLQRALRYQAILTDVFDLKLTIKEDQAILSGFKHPVRHYLECAIGIFLNFFKYITNKEFRPTQIILPHQEGASAEIYEEIWNCSVILGQMEGSIIFPSVLLNKASPAAEPELLRIHETLAEQQLLTLEKHQLVYAIERFLSNGLLESGHFDQKFIAEQLNRNPRTLRADLQAININYEKILNQHREKLARRLLAHTQETIDQIVYLTGFSEPSAFTRAFKRWTGETPSAYRQRKQNS; from the coding sequence ATGTCAAAAAGTTCTTCAGATGCTGGAATTTTTTTGTGGATGACTTATCAGACTATGCAAAAGATGGGCTTAGATGCAGCATCTATTTTTGCAAGTGTAAATTTACCCAATCAGCCTCCCGATAAAAATATTCGTAGAGATAATTCGACTCAACAAAGGTTTTGGACAGCGGCTGAAGAAATAAGTGAAGACCCTGATATTGGCTTGCATGTAGGTAGTCAAATGCCACCATTCAGGGGATTAGTAATTGAATATCTATTTTTGAGTAGCTCAACTTTTGGAGAAGGTTTACAGCGGGCTCTAAGATATCAAGCCATACTTACAGATGTATTTGACCTAAAATTAACAATTAAGGAAGATCAAGCAATACTGTCTGGTTTTAAGCACCCCGTAAGACATTATCTTGAATGTGCCATAGGTATTTTTCTTAATTTTTTTAAATATATTACAAATAAAGAGTTCAGACCTACTCAAATTATCTTGCCCCATCAAGAAGGTGCATCAGCAGAAATATATGAGGAAATATGGAATTGCTCCGTGATTTTAGGGCAAATGGAAGGTTCTATTATTTTTCCTAGCGTACTTTTAAATAAAGCTTCACCAGCTGCTGAACCAGAATTATTAAGAATTCATGAAACGCTTGCAGAACAACAGTTACTGACTTTAGAAAAGCATCAACTCGTTTATGCTATTGAGCGTTTTCTTAGCAATGGATTACTGGAATCTGGGCATTTTGATCAAAAATTTATTGCTGAACAATTAAATCGTAACCCTCGTACCCTTCGAGCAGATTTACAGGCAATTAATATAAATTATGAGAAAATTTTAAATCAGCATCGGGAAAAACTAGCCAGACGTTTACTTGCTCACACACAAGAAACCATTGATCAAATAGTTTATCTAACTGGTTTTTCTGAACCCTCTGCTTTTACGCGAGCTTTTAAACGTTGGACTGGTGAGACTCCTAGTGCTTATCGTCAGCGTAAACAAAATAGTTAA
- a CDS encoding sterol desaturase family protein — protein MLGFPVGVFVANGLEWYFHKVWLHEYPSQYRNSPFFTHIAHHKRARLNGFQDEGYAESMFKNAEIYNEKTALIGLAGAATIFLPVAPFFTAGLYYGLWNYWRVHSKAHLDSEYANKRIPWHYDHHMTSNQNANWCVTKPWFDYIMGTRVTTEVSQTETNPLGIKLPKFLEKPINFTARRILTKSYAKIDSNSVQDQSNLRNGIEVSLT, from the coding sequence ATGCTTGGTTTTCCTGTAGGTGTTTTTGTTGCTAATGGTCTTGAATGGTACTTTCATAAAGTCTGGTTACACGAATATCCAAGTCAGTATCGTAATAGCCCATTTTTCACTCACATCGCTCATCATAAGCGCGCTCGCTTAAATGGTTTTCAAGATGAAGGTTATGCTGAATCGATGTTCAAAAATGCTGAAATTTATAATGAAAAAACAGCATTAATTGGATTAGCTGGAGCTGCTACAATTTTTTTGCCTGTCGCTCCATTTTTTACAGCTGGGCTCTATTATGGTTTATGGAATTATTGGCGTGTACATTCAAAAGCACATTTAGATTCAGAATATGCAAACAAACGTATTCCTTGGCACTATGATCATCACATGACAAGTAATCAAAATGCTAATTGGTGCGTTACTAAACCTTGGTTTGACTATATTATGGGAACTAGAGTCACTACCGAAGTGTCTCAAACCGAGACCAATCCACTTGGTATTAAATTACCAAAGTTTTTAGAAAAACCAATTAATTTTACTGCTAGACGTATACTTACCAAATCCTATGCCAAAATTGATTCAAATTCTGTTCAGGATCAATCTAATTTACGCAACGGAATAGAAGTCAGTTTAACCTAA
- a CDS encoding LysR family transcriptional regulator, whose translation MIDWENLHYFSVFTEEKSLSAAARKLGVDHATVSRRIAQLEQNLKLKLVDRRPRTYILTPDGERLAQMVARMMEETFSIERLTQAGQQEVMGSVSISMPPLTAAHLIMPHLGRFYRHYPQLKLRVLGDVHYVSLQHSEADIAVRFGRPKDENLVARKVGEIPFGIYAGPNYLASTAPENYEWISVEVGGVHGQKQQKLKERLNYKEPIIVTNHPELQWRAACGEVGLAVLPDFLGALSNLVRLQDDHPMSAEIWLVTHEDLRHSPAIRVVMDFLVSCFEPFKV comes from the coding sequence ATGATTGATTGGGAAAATTTACATTACTTTTCAGTTTTTACAGAAGAAAAGTCACTGTCAGCGGCTGCCCGAAAATTGGGAGTAGATCATGCAACTGTATCTAGAAGAATTGCCCAGCTAGAACAGAACTTAAAACTTAAATTAGTTGATCGTAGACCACGTACTTACATCCTAACTCCTGATGGTGAACGTCTTGCGCAAATGGTTGCTCGTATGATGGAAGAAACTTTTTCTATTGAACGTTTAACTCAGGCTGGTCAGCAAGAAGTGATGGGAAGTGTTTCTATTAGTATGCCTCCTTTAACTGCGGCACATCTCATCATGCCTCATTTGGGCAGATTTTATCGTCATTATCCTCAATTAAAATTGCGTGTGCTCGGTGATGTTCATTATGTTTCATTACAGCATAGTGAGGCTGATATCGCGGTAAGATTTGGCCGTCCTAAAGATGAAAATTTAGTAGCTCGTAAAGTAGGTGAAATTCCTTTTGGAATATATGCGGGTCCAAATTATTTGGCTTCAACGGCTCCTGAAAATTATGAATGGATTAGTGTGGAAGTAGGGGGAGTACATGGTCAAAAACAGCAAAAACTAAAAGAAAGATTAAATTATAAAGAACCCATAATTGTGACCAACCATCCCGAGTTACAGTGGAGAGCTGCATGTGGAGAAGTGGGATTAGCGGTCTTACCGGATTTTTTAGGCGCTCTTAGTAATTTAGTTAGATTACAAGATGACCATCCGATGAGTGCTGAAATTTGGTTAGTTACACATGAAGATTTACGGCATAGTCCAGCAATAAGAGTAGTAATGGATTTTCTTGTGAGCTGCTTCGAACCTTTTAAAGTTTAA
- a CDS encoding DMT family transporter, which yields MNRTVAYAYAGVALTMFFWGSAFNAMSYIIQHMPPLSAASERFSIASLGLLLIFSITGQLRWAALSQNLVIYLVIGVIGIAGFNIGCFYGLKTTSAVNGALIMATTPLMTLLMTIMLDGEKLTTSKFLGVLFGLSGVLLVISQGHITTLLHLKIDIGDLFILLGAFGFCFANVLSRHYVKNATPLETTTFSMMFGAITLGLLSMIFENPFSAIASAPVNAHLAMGYVVICSTMIAYLFWFNGIQKLGAGRASVFFNFVPVFSMIIALLAGQTLNIWQLIGTALVMLGVMSSGGFLKIKSTPLMAKHCTK from the coding sequence ATGAACAGAACGGTGGCTTATGCCTATGCTGGTGTTGCCTTAACAATGTTTTTTTGGGGATCAGCATTTAATGCAATGTCTTATATCATTCAACATATGCCCCCGCTATCTGCTGCATCTGAACGGTTTTCAATTGCAAGCCTAGGCTTACTTCTAATCTTTTCAATAACAGGCCAACTAAGATGGGCAGCCTTAAGCCAGAATTTAGTTATCTACCTTGTGATTGGGGTAATTGGAATTGCAGGCTTCAACATAGGCTGTTTTTATGGCTTAAAAACGACATCTGCCGTAAACGGTGCTTTAATTATGGCAACGACACCGTTAATGACTCTATTAATGACAATCATGCTAGATGGTGAAAAACTTACCACTAGTAAATTTTTAGGCGTTTTATTCGGTTTAAGTGGCGTTTTACTTGTGATTAGTCAGGGCCATATAACAACTTTACTTCACCTCAAAATAGACATTGGAGATCTATTTATATTATTGGGTGCATTTGGATTTTGTTTCGCAAATGTACTGTCTCGTCATTATGTAAAAAATGCTACTCCGCTAGAAACAACGACTTTTTCTATGATGTTTGGAGCAATAACACTTGGTTTGTTGAGTATGATATTTGAAAATCCTTTTTCAGCCATTGCATCTGCACCGGTAAATGCACATTTAGCTATGGGATATGTTGTTATCTGCTCTACCATGATTGCTTATTTATTCTGGTTTAATGGTATACAAAAGTTAGGTGCTGGACGCGCTTCGGTATTTTTTAACTTTGTGCCAGTGTTCAGTATGATAATTGCTCTACTTGCTGGACAAACCCTTAATATCTGGCAGTTGATAGGAACAGCTTTGGTGATGCTTGGTGTAATGAGTAGCGGAGGTTTTTTAAAAATTAAAAGTACTCCACTTATGGCAAAACATTGTACAAAATAA
- a CDS encoding purine-cytosine permease family protein has translation MDSSAEKANSSFIENRSIDFIPENERHGGVFAQFTLWFGANLQITAIVTGALAVVLGGDVFWSIIGLFVGQCFGAAVMALHAAQGPKLGLPQMISSRVQFGVYGACIPIILVCLMYIGFTATGEVLAGKAIAHLAHVSNTTGILIYACLIIIFATIGYRLIHLVGKIASIIGLIAFVIILTQILALSDLSELLAVRHFSWSSFLLAVSLSASWQISFGPYVADYSRYLPTKTSSSRVFWAVGLGSLLGSQISMSLGVLIAQVANGNFVGNEVQYVVGMNPIALVVTFLYFSIAFGKVTLTTLNAYGSFMCIATVWNSFKSTNQISKITRLLIVLAMVVISTFIAIIGEHTFLSAFKAFILFLLTFFIPWSAINLVDYYFISKEECDVDALYDPNGKYGRWNRIGITCYFLGILIQLPFIDSKFYTGQIAAMLGGIDLSWLVGLISTAVIYYIFAKKAQLKFSKQLVIDQIK, from the coding sequence ATGGACTCATCGGCTGAGAAAGCAAATAGTAGTTTTATTGAAAACCGAAGTATTGACTTTATTCCAGAAAATGAAAGACATGGCGGAGTATTTGCTCAATTCACCCTCTGGTTTGGTGCTAATTTACAAATCACAGCCATTGTGACGGGTGCGCTAGCAGTTGTATTAGGCGGGGATGTTTTTTGGTCTATTATTGGTTTATTCGTGGGTCAATGTTTTGGTGCTGCCGTTATGGCACTACATGCTGCCCAAGGTCCTAAACTTGGCCTTCCTCAAATGATTTCAAGCCGTGTGCAATTTGGGGTATATGGTGCTTGTATTCCAATCATACTTGTTTGCCTCATGTATATTGGCTTTACCGCAACTGGAGAGGTATTAGCTGGTAAAGCAATTGCACATCTAGCACATGTCAGCAATACAACTGGTATCTTAATTTACGCATGTTTAATCATTATATTTGCAACGATTGGATATCGTTTAATTCATTTGGTAGGCAAAATAGCAAGTATTATTGGTTTAATCGCTTTTGTGATTATCTTGACTCAAATTTTAGCACTTTCTGATTTATCAGAACTCTTAGCAGTACGTCATTTCAGTTGGTCTTCATTTTTATTAGCAGTTTCACTTTCTGCTTCTTGGCAAATTTCTTTTGGGCCTTATGTTGCAGACTACTCCCGTTATCTTCCAACTAAAACGTCTTCATCTCGTGTATTTTGGGCCGTTGGTTTAGGTTCTCTCTTGGGTTCACAAATTTCCATGAGCCTAGGTGTTTTGATTGCTCAAGTCGCAAACGGCAATTTTGTCGGAAATGAAGTTCAATATGTTGTGGGTATGAACCCAATTGCCCTCGTCGTGACCTTTTTATATTTTAGTATCGCTTTTGGCAAAGTTACTCTGACAACCTTAAATGCTTACGGTAGTTTTATGTGCATTGCTACGGTTTGGAATAGTTTCAAATCGACAAATCAAATCTCAAAAATAACAAGATTACTCATTGTCCTTGCTATGGTTGTGATTTCGACTTTTATTGCAATTATAGGTGAACATACTTTTTTAAGTGCTTTTAAAGCATTTATTTTGTTTTTACTTACCTTCTTTATTCCATGGAGTGCTATTAATCTGGTTGATTACTACTTTATCTCTAAAGAAGAATGTGATGTAGATGCGCTCTATGATCCAAATGGCAAGTATGGCCGTTGGAATCGAATTGGTATCACCTGCTACTTTCTCGGTATTTTGATCCAACTACCCTTTATTGATAGTAAATTCTACACGGGTCAAATTGCTGCAATGTTAGGAGGGATCGACTTATCATGGCTGGTAGGACTGATTTCTACAGCAGTGATTTATTATATTTTCGCCAAGAAAGCTCAACTTAAGTTTTCAAAGCAGTTAGTCATTGATCAAATCAAATAA
- a CDS encoding PACE efflux transporter translates to MQGVKRRIVYVSAYEVIGMIISSVGLAILAGDSVEHTGPLSVMITTIAVTWNFIYNILYEKWEARQSSNVRTVKRRVGHAIGFQLTLVLFLIPLIAWWMDISLIAAFWLDVAFIIIIPIYTFIFNWSFDKLFGLPISAQAKALQE, encoded by the coding sequence ATGCAAGGTGTAAAACGTCGAATTGTCTATGTTTCTGCTTATGAAGTCATCGGAATGATTATTTCATCAGTAGGTTTAGCGATTTTGGCAGGTGATAGTGTTGAACATACAGGACCACTCTCTGTCATGATTACGACCATCGCTGTAACTTGGAATTTTATCTACAATATTTTATATGAGAAGTGGGAGGCTAGACAAAGCAGTAATGTTCGTACAGTTAAGCGTAGAGTTGGACATGCTATTGGTTTCCAGCTTACCTTAGTCCTATTTTTGATTCCTCTTATTGCATGGTGGATGGATATTTCTCTGATTGCTGCTTTTTGGTTAGATGTGGCTTTTATTATCATTATTCCTATCTATACTTTTATATTTAATTGGAGCTTTGATAAGTTATTTGGATTGCCTATTTCGGCACAAGCTAAAGCACTGCAAGAATAG
- a CDS encoding LysR family transcriptional regulator, with the protein MNFNSENIELFITVLDTGSFSAAARKLNRVPSAVSMAVANLEAELGYTLFERTPRKVIPTPTALALEPQARIISEQLRLFSTHAHELSLGLESKLRIGVVSDVNTKLLFSSIKKLADKFPLLNIEVITAPQDDILNLLYREEISLCLAGSDLNIKMRENLQLVMTETVVATISSSHTLLQEKTKHFSIEELINIRQIVVASSDHEMTDSRSIIGAMYWKTNSLQTAINMVEAGLGWGNFPLSLVQEKISQGHLVLLDFKNTKNHLPLSIYLIWLQDRPLSKAARELIQIIQENL; encoded by the coding sequence ATGAATTTTAACAGCGAAAATATTGAACTCTTTATTACTGTACTAGATACAGGATCTTTCTCTGCTGCTGCCCGCAAACTAAATCGAGTACCCTCAGCAGTCAGTATGGCAGTTGCTAATCTAGAAGCAGAATTGGGTTACACCTTATTTGAACGTACTCCACGCAAGGTCATTCCTACACCTACCGCATTAGCTTTGGAACCTCAAGCACGAATTATTTCTGAACAACTTAGACTATTTAGTACCCATGCCCATGAACTTTCTTTAGGACTAGAGAGTAAGTTACGTATTGGTGTGGTCTCAGATGTAAATACAAAACTATTATTTTCTTCAATAAAGAAGTTAGCTGATAAATTCCCCTTACTAAATATAGAGGTTATTACTGCACCTCAAGATGACATCCTTAATCTACTTTATAGGGAAGAAATTAGTCTTTGCTTAGCTGGTTCAGACCTCAATATAAAAATGCGTGAGAATCTGCAATTAGTAATGACTGAAACAGTCGTTGCTACTATCTCGTCTAGTCATACTCTTCTACAAGAAAAAACAAAGCATTTTTCTATTGAAGAGTTAATCAATATTAGACAAATTGTAGTGGCGAGTAGCGACCATGAAATGACAGATTCCCGATCAATTATTGGTGCTATGTATTGGAAAACGAATAGTCTACAAACAGCAATTAATATGGTTGAAGCAGGACTCGGTTGGGGAAATTTCCCGTTATCATTAGTACAAGAAAAAATTTCACAAGGTCATTTAGTTCTTTTAGATTTTAAAAATACTAAAAATCATTTACCTCTATCCATTTACTTAATTTGGCTTCAAGACCGTCCCTTATCTAAAGCGGCTCGAGAACTCATTCAGATTATTCAAGAAAACTTATAA